GGTGTTTAGTTTCGTTGTGGGTCTTCGAaaagttttatctttttgtttccTGAAACTACCGATCGGATTCGTTTTGACTCTGTGTAGAAGAAGAGCTTTGGTCAAGGGAAACGGAGGATGAATGCTCGAACAAGCATGGCTCAGCGAGATGATGTCATCCGAAGAACCGTCTATGTCTCTGATCTCGATCAACAGGTTcttcgaaaaaaaattaaaaccttctcTATCATTTCCCCTCGTGACTTTTCTCATCTttttcttgtgtgtgtgtgtggatgTTGTTAGGTCACTGAAGAGCAGCTTGCTGGTTTGTTTGTTAACTGTGGACAGGTTTGTCTCTctctttcaaaaagaaaaaaaaaaaaaaaaactcaaatcatTGGGTTTGTGTGTGTTAACTGTGTGTTTGGTTATAAGCAGGTTGTTGATTGCCGCATATGTGGTGACCCGAACTCAGTACTTCGGTTTGCTTTCATTGAATTCACTGATGAAGGTATTTCATTTCATTGTTATTCTTTTTTTGGAGTAGTCGATCTGGTTTTAAGTTATTTGGGATtggtttgttatatatatagagggtgcgatgactgcTCTGAATCTATCGGGGACTATGTTGGGATTCTATCCTGTGAAAGTCCTTCCATCTAAAACAGCTATTGCACCTGTTAACCCCACTTTCTTGCCCAGGGTAATGCTTTTCTTTTTACTAACCCGACTTTGATACTCAGAAAAatgattttgttgttgttgttgttgttgttgcagacTGAAGATGAGCGAGAGATGTGTGCAAGAACTATCTATTGCACTAACATTGACAAGAAGGTGACTCCCTCGAATTGTTTATTTTGCTTTACTCATGAAAGTGAAAGTGTCtccctttctctttctctttctcacgtGTGCTTGCTTGTTGCTACAGGTGACTCAATCAGACGTGAAGATTTTCTTCGAATCCTTCTGTGGAGAGGTGAACAACTCTTGAGCTTGCTTTTTGTTTGCTCTTAACAGGGGGAAGGAAATAACTAATTagatgtttttttgttaataacaGGTTCTCCGTCTGAGGCTCCTTGGCGATTATCAACACTCGACTCGTATTGCTTTTGTAGAGTTCGTGATGGTAAGCACATTATTTATGCTTCCTACTCTCTCTGCAGACTTTCTTGATGAGTGCTTAGTGCACACCATGACTACTATTATATCTTTGTTTCTTTACAACAGGCTGAAAGCGCGATAGCAGCTCTCAACTGCAGTGGAGTTGTTCTAGGTTCTTTACCGATAAGGTTAGAGAATACGACACAACACAATCTCTTATCTCGAGACTTTTTGTTTCGTTGTTGGTGatggtttgttttcttttctcatCAGGGTGAGTCCTTCAAAGACACCTGTTCGTCCCAGATCACCGAGGCATCCAATGCATTGATCTTAGCGTTACACGTTTCTTCCACATatgtctctatatatatatatatatgtgtgtctCGCTCTCTCTTGCGAAACTGCATACACAGACATGTAAAGATGTTTGTTTGCATCTCTTTGTTTTGGGAATGTAACTCTGGGATCTGATGATGCTTCTTCCCTTTACCTTTTGTCTTGCCTTGAGAGTTTTCGATGTCACTCTTTTAATGTCAAAGAGCTTTGAACCATATCAAGGATCATTCTTATTGTGGAAAATTTACTTTTCTTACGTTTAACTATTTCGATAAAGTAAAGAACATGATTTATGGCACAAGTTTGGTGGTGTTTTGGTGGTGTTCTTTTGTTTGAACATGAGCGGTTAATGGAGACCAAACCGGTTAGCTTAACTGGGTTTTCTCTGAAAGTCAACTTTAGGAAATTCCAAGAagagtaaattaaaaaaaaagtttggtgGTTTTTCTCTGAATTTGTGACGTCAAGAAGATGCGAAATGTAATGCAGTCTAGATTCAAAGGTTTCTCAATGTTTTGTACATTTTCGAGACTACTGtgattttcttttcaatttttatttatttcaagcATCCATCCAAATATTATTGATACACAGATACAACGTGTTTTAAAGTTGTGATGCGACTCTGAACCACCTACTCAGGTCCAAATCAATATTGAAAATCCAATTTTCACTATTTTGTTCATATTTCCCTAATGTTTTCTTATGTATTCATGGaatcaaatattaaatcaaccggtcaattacaaaaataataaccCGGTCGTAGTTATAAGTCAAAATGGAAGTTTAGTTTTCTCTAATATTTTCTATCGTCCAcagtaaaaattataaactgaatatatatttttcttaattaatgaTATATATCAACCATTTTAGACCATTTCTAATCCAACTCTATAAAAAAATCTGTaagacagaaaaaaatataaagataaggttttgctatttttttttctattttagagatttaatattataatcttttatttttaaataagtgtcattttgaCATTTATTATACAAATTGGCGGAAAAATATGTAATTTGTTATTAATCATATTTCTCTGAtcaataatatttgagataaataaaattatttataaaattagtgaaatttttaattaattttcagttgaaaatatgtataatttgcattgaaatCGTAAAGTgacattatttttgtaaaacttaTTACGAAACAGAgtgaatctatatatatatatatataaatatgttcgTCTCCCTCCTGTGATGCCACGTCATCAAGTCGTGCGTTATGGGAGTGACACATGTCCCATTTTATATTTGGggtcaaaataaaacaaaaggctGTCAGGGGTAATTGAACCCAACACCTTCAGCACTGATAATTCTtcttagaaccactaggctaaagtcactttttataaatatgtagccgcaaaaatacttattatcgtgtcggctggaagcccatgcttcttctgcttgtggccaGGACCGGCACTGAACTGACGccaagatgaagatcgtgaagttaaaaactttgctccaaacagttttgcaatgttttcaacctttataacttgatgcatataatatatatcaaaatacatttgttgtacacgcttttattagttttgattttaaaagaaggtatttacagttataaatgttttgtgccagtgaAATAATGGTTGAAAAACATTTATACATATGTCATATTAAAATAACAttcaacttctatatatagtcaatacatatgtccatattatattctagactaaatattttctcttttaaaaatatagaaaacagttTTTTAGTCTACAAGCAAATGTTTTAGAGCAATTATGc
The nucleotide sequence above comes from Brassica napus cultivar Da-Ae chromosome A9, Da-Ae, whole genome shotgun sequence. Encoded proteins:
- the LOC106363129 gene encoding polyadenylate-binding protein-interacting protein 11 isoform X1, with the protein product MAVVESGVAADSGAVVQPTSQDSDDQNHQSSRIEVGEEEGLYSKIGSHPGRSEGSDGGESYKREMRELQELFSKLNPMAAEFVPPSLSKQPNAAFFSNNAFPAAGNAPLEVNAYGHDTAGFRRKKSFGQGKRRMNARTSMAQRDDVIRRTVYVSDLDQQVTEEQLAGLFVNCGQVCLSLSKRKKKKKTQIIGFVCVNCVFGYKQVVDCRICGDPNSVLRFAFIEFTDEEGAMTALNLSGTMLGFYPVKVLPSKTAIAPVNPTFLPRTEDEREMCARTIYCTNIDKKVTQSDVKIFFESFCGEVLRLRLLGDYQHSTRIAFVEFVMAESAIAALNCSGVVLGSLPIRVSPSKTPVRPRSPRHPMH
- the LOC106363129 gene encoding polyadenylate-binding protein-interacting protein 11 isoform X2, encoding MAVVESGVAADSGAVVQPTSQDSDDQNHQSSRIEVGEEEGLYSKIGSHPGRSEGSDGGESYKREMRELQELFSKLNPMAAEFVPPSLSKQPNAAFFSNNAFPAAGNAPLEVNAYGHDTAGFRRKKSFGQGKRRMNARTSMAQRDDVIRRTVYVSDLDQQVTEEQLAGLFVNCGQVVDCRICGDPNSVLRFAFIEFTDEEGAMTALNLSGTMLGFYPVKVLPSKTAIAPVNPTFLPRTEDEREMCARTIYCTNIDKKVTQSDVKIFFESFCGEVLRLRLLGDYQHSTRIAFVEFVMAESAIAALNCSGVVLGSLPIRVSPSKTPVRPRSPRHPMH